DNA sequence from the Strigops habroptila isolate Jane chromosome 4, bStrHab1.2.pri, whole genome shotgun sequence genome:
TCATTATCTTCCTCCAGATTCGATCAAATGGGAAAAAACTCACAGAATGGCTCCTTAAAAAGCTCTTCTGGTAGCGGTCATGGTAAATTACCTGTCAATGGCATTGGAAAGTCTGGCTCAACTTCTCATGTGCCACCCTCAAAGGCAGCAGCCAATGGGGCTCAGAGGCCTCCGACTGCTAAAGAATCCAGCCTGAAAAAGTCTGCCCATATGAAATCAGGAAATGCTGCGGCCCTTCAGCATGGAATTAACTCCAATGCAAAGCGATCTGGCAGCAGCTTAGGGAAAGGAGGACCTGGGCATCCGGGTGGCGGTtcaagtgcaggacccggccGATCAAGCAGCAGTTCTGGTGTGGGACCTGGAAGGCCGGGGAGTGGTTTAAGCCCAGGACCTGGGCGACTGGGCAGTGGCTCTGGCATGAAACCTGGAAAGTCAGCAGGCAGCTCAAGCACAGGACCTGGGCgaccaggcagcagctcaggcacGGGACTTGGGCAACCAGGCAGCAGCTTGGGCGCTGGGCCAGAAAGGCCAGGCATCAGCACAAACACAGGACCTGGGCGACCAGGCAACAGCATGGGTACAGGACCTGGGCGACCAGGCAGCAGTCTGGGAACAGGACCAGGAAGGCCAGGCATCAGCCCAAGTACTGGACCTGGGCGACCAGGCGGCAGCATGGGTACAGGACCTGGGCGACCAGGCAGCAGTCTGGGTACAGGACCAGGAAGGCCAGGAGTCAGTCCAGGCATGGGAGCCAAGCGACCAGGCAGCAGTTTGGGAACAGGACCCGGAAGGCCAGGCATcagcccaagtgcaggacctgggCGACCAGGCAGTGGCTTGGGTTCCGCTGTAAAACCGAAGTGTACTGTTGTATCAGAAACTATTTCTTCTAAAAACTTAGGCATGAGACCTAGCAATGGACAGATAAATGGCGTGAGATCTTTCCAAGGGCATAGACCTGTGTTTCACCCACAAGGTATGAAATTTTAgagcaaattctttttttttttttttttttttctgttatttggtttatatttttaatgtatgtatttatgtcactgagggcctttGACAATTATAGATGCAATTAGGAAGTTTTGGACAAAACACCGTATTTAACAGTAgaatgcttttttctgctttgcagcttcTAGTTTGTTTTTACCAATGATCATGTTTCTTGAAATCCAGGGGTGTGAAGtattacatgaaagaaaactgagcagCCTATGATGGATGTTGGTATATGAATGCtgttagaagaaaagaattgaAGGATTCACTTCCTTCACTTCCTTGTTTAATTATGCTTAGTCTTTAAAAGTCTAGTGTCTTAAATGACAGGTGTTTAAAATGGTGCATAAAAACTAAAATCATGCAGCAAACCTGTGACTGAAATGTACGTGTGTTGGAAAATTGACCTTACCAGTAAGCAAACTGTTCTGGAAAGTTGTTTCTGAGCAGGAACAAGCAGCATGAACTCTAGCAAATAAGTGCCCAGAAAACCCTGAACAAGAACATAGACTTCTGCCTGGTAGTTTCCTCAGGATGGTGTCATTGGTGATACTAAGATGTAATCTTCTATAGCACAACTGAAGGGAAGTGTTTCCTGTTACTGTGTTTCTGAGAATTGCTGGTTAACTTGGGGCAAGAAGTTTTCCACCTTGAAGCCCAGAACTGTAAAATTGCTGTATCCAAGGCATAAGGAGAAGCACTGTCAAATTAAGGTTATATTAACGCTATTAATTAGTGATTTTTGTCACTTCTCTGTCATTTAGGTCTTGGGAGACCACCTATTAGTTACAAGAGACAAATAGATGATgacgatgatgatgatgatgaataTGATTCTGAAATGGATGATTTCATTGAAGATGAAGGGGAACCCCAAGAAGAAATATCAAAACATATTCGGGAAATATTTGGCTATGACCGGAAAAGgtaagaaaatgttaattttaagaTATTGCAGAACAAgcaacagaacaacagaaattaatatagttcaacaaatacaaatgttttcGAAATAGAGGAAGTGCTGGTATCCAAAAATGGGTTTGCATCGCGGAAATTTAACAATCATTagagctgcttctgtgctgaaGGGACCTTGAACTTTCACACTGCTGCCACACTCAATAAAGTTTGATGCAATAGAACACAGTTGGAAAACAACGCAGCTTCTTCAATGTCTCACCTGTATAAATCATAGTAATTCTTTCCTGTTATTGGATGTTAAAATGGTTTCTATAGCAGtctgcagtatttcagaactCATCAGATGTAGCTGCCTGAATATGAACTGCTAAATGCAATAGTGCTAGCTGCTCTGTAAGAGGATCTAACTTTGTATGACTAGGAACTGCTGGGAAATGAAGGCCGCTCTTTGGCTTATTTAAGTACTTCCCTCTTGTCTGacaaaatacaggaaagcaAGCATTTTGAAGACTTGTAATTTAGATtctttcaaaactttaaaatctgtgtgtgGCAAGGTAATTCTTTCTAAGAAGTGATGCGAACTCATAACTGAATGGTACAGGATTGTGGTTTTTTACTGTGCTGAAAACTAATATTTGATTTCCAGATACAAAGATGAAAGTGATTATGCCTTACGTTATATGgagagcagctggagagagcaaCAGAAAGAAGAAGCTAGGAGGTATGCAAGGATTTAAAACTGATAGAAAGTGAGAAATTTGTTTATTGCCTAAGTCATGGGGCTAAATTAGAATCGATGTTTGCCGCTTCTTGTGGTGGAGACAAATAAGCCTTAGCATTATTTGTAAGAGAGCTTTGGTAAAGCTGAAACTCAGCCAGCCTGTGGTGGGTACAGTAAATAAATCTTGTATGTTCATTCTCGTGCATCACAAACTTTGCTTATTAAGGacaaataaacacacacacacccctcctcACACAAAAATGCCAACTTATacccaaaaatatttttaaaaatacttctgttgaAATACAAAACCCATCAATTTGTCCCAAACTTTAAAGTATTCTGCTAGTTTGAGGACTGGAAGGAGGGGGTTTTCTGGGGGGCGttatttatatacatgtgtttgtgtgtgtatatttctTTGTCTAAAGTACTCTGACAAACTTTTGTAGtcaatgatttaaaatacaaatatattttcatttggttttgccCTCTAGACCTATACAACTCTTGTTACTATAAAAGCTGTTGTTCATAAAGTGATttacttttgatttttaatgGCTGATGGAACAAGCTTTGTGTGAGTTATAAAAGGTTTTTATAGACAGTGGAAAATATTGGAATATACTGAGTCAACAAATGGTTTTGTTCAACTGAAacttctattttcttatttagaaGGTGTCTCGAGCATTGGAAACTTGCATCTTTTTAAAGTTATAGTCAGTGTCCTTATTTCTCCTTGTTCCTGGTGAATAGTTGCAGCTCATGCAAAGCTATAGTCTGTTAAATGGAGTAAGAGGAAACAACTGGAATATTAGAATGATATTGCTATTAACTGTAGTCTGTGAAGACCTGGAGTGAGATTTTGCAGAGTTGGATATCTATGCTTGCAGCATAAAGGAAGGGGAGATAAGAAACTTAAATAAAATTGAGTTTAACTACTTTTCCATGCTCAGCTACTTTTTAACTGAGAGTCTGGTTAAAAGCATCCTTGAAATGAGGAACTACTTCTAACCAAACAATCCCACCAAAATTGTAGTTGTTAAGTTCTAAGTTGAAATTAAAAGATGTTTCAAGCCAGTTTTATCACACAGACCCCTGATGTGTTCGTTTCTATTCTTACTTGGGATGACTGCAGTTTCCTGAATTCAGGATGACTTTGCTGTGCTTGTTTAGGCATAAAATCCATTTTTGAGCCTCTATTGGAGCAGTTTAGCTCAAAAGAGTTGAATCCTCATTGTCATTGGCTCAACCTTTTGCATTGAGGTGCATGCTATGCTGCCTTATGTTGCTTCATAATGAGCTAGGAATACACAAATGCACTTGGTAGGGCTGCAAAAGAGGCAGTAGCTGATCATGGAATGGTGACTTTGCCACACCCATTCCTAGTATCAAATCAACAAGACTATCCAGCCCTTTTTTGTTGAAGAAGAGAACAGTGATTGCAGATACTGTTCTCAGTATCACTTTCAACATTCTGACCTCTAGGAAGCTGAAGAAATTATGCAGGGGTGTAGCTAAACATGCTGTATTAGCGGAGTTTCTTTCGTGGGCCTATTCACAAGAGTCATGGCAGCTAGGTGGGGTGAGGATGGAGCAATGTTGTGCTTGTAGCTACCTCAATGGTGCCTCAAGCCAGGAAGCTGCAACAAAACCTTTTGCTTCGCTAGTGTTTGACATTATCTATTGTCTCCCTTGCCAGTGTAAAAGGTCTATTTAGGTGGCTCTCAGAAGCTAATGAGGGTCAGTCCTGCTACGACTTGTATGTAAGAGCTACATTGGCAGGAATTGAtggatgtgtttcagcagcttcttttcagaaaaaaattacttttcatataaaaatcaCTATTATAccatctttttaaaagtaacttttcctgtgaaatattttattctaatttaatATCTTGATTTCTTAAAGCTGTATTCTTGctataactaaaaaaaaaaaacccaccaacctGATTTTTGAACTTACATAAAATTTTTGCTCAAATCAGATGtaattttaggattttttttctcgGGGGATGGGTAAAACTCAAGCTTCATGTTTCTTGAGTAGTGtaaaggatttaattttatttggcaGCTTGAGACTCGGTGTTCAGGAGGACTTAGAAGAATTGAGACGGGaagaagaagaattaaaacGCAAGAGACAGTCTAAGAAGATGAGGACACATTAACTGACTGATGGTGTTGACTTTGTCATGTTTCTGTTACCCTCTGCTTCCATACATCTCTTATTCTACTTCAGTTTCCATTTGCTTATTAGAGGCAAATAATATTTAAAGGGATAAAGTACTGAAAAGCAAGGCTTTAGTTTGACTTAAgtaagatatttatttttaatacttgccag
Encoded proteins:
- the SPTY2D1 gene encoding protein SPT2 homolog isoform X3, which gives rise to MWWWREAILLVAQWMTVLLLFLEKKRYSLAVGPPKKVPKVKGVESAAVQAFLRRQEEEKRKKALEERRKKEQLLARRIELKHDRKARAMASRTKDNFYGYNGIPVEEKPKKRRTCENVAQAPEAEYATEEETEQLEYSHTESEHEQEEYEEKPSKAAVKPKAPPKSAPAPLNFAELLRLAEKKQYEPVEIKPVKKVEERPRTAEELREREYLGRKNKRVEMHRKSEKEIKSTGISTSSKKVTSQKESVNAKLNKSSVDKHSTPKSSLTSSTSGTHKKSKTPALTEKHSRSLSSSRFDQMGKNSQNGSLKSSSGSGHGKLPVNGIGKSGSTSHVPPSKAAANGAQRPPTAKESSLKKSAHMKSGNAAALQHGINSNAKRSGSSLGKGGPGHPGGGSSAGPGRSSSSSGVGPGRPGSGLSPGPGRLGSGSGMKPGKSAGSSSTGPGRPGSSSGTGLGQPGSSLGAGPERPGISTNTGPGRPGNSMGTGPGRPGSSLGTGPGRPGISPSTGPGRPGSSLGTGPGRPGVSPGMGAKRPGSSLGTGPGRPGISPSAGPGRPGSGLGSAVKPKCTVVSETISSKNLGMRPSNGQINGVRSFQGHRPVFHPQGLGRPPISYKRQIDDDDDDDDEYDSEMDDFIEDEGEPQEEISKHIREIFGYDRKRYKDESDYALRYMESSWREQQKEEARSLRLGVQEDLEELRREEEELKRKRQSKKMRTH
- the SPTY2D1 gene encoding protein SPT2 homolog isoform X2, encoding MDFRNILVMASEQQGLNSVPKRYSLAVGPPKKVPKVKGVESAAVQAFLRRQEEEKRKKALEERRKKEQLLARRIELKHDRKARAMASRTKDNFYGYNGIPVEEKPKKRRTCENVAQAPEAEYATEEETEQLEYSHTESEHEQEEYEEKPSKAAVKPKAPPKSAPAPLNFAELLRLAEKKQYEPVEIKPVKKVEERPRTAEELREREYLGRKNKRVEMHRKSEKEIKSTGISTSSKKVTSQKESVNAKLNKSSVDKHSTPKSSLTSSTSGTHKKSKTPALTEKHSRSLSSSRFDQMGKNSQNGSLKSSSGSGHGKLPVNGIGKSGSTSHVPPSKAAANGAQRPPTAKESSLKKSAHMKSGNAAALQHGINSNAKRSGSSLGKGGPGHPGGGSSAGPGRSSSSSGVGPGRPGSGLSPGPGRLGSGSGMKPGKSAGSSSTGPGRPGSSSGTGLGQPGSSLGAGPERPGISTNTGPGRPGNSMGTGPGRPGSSLGTGPGRPGISPSTGPGRPGGSMGTGPGRPGSSLGTGPGRPGVSPGMGAKRPGSSLGTGPGRPGISPSAGPGRPGSGLGSAVKPKCTVVSETISSKNLGMRPSNGQINGVRSFQGHRPVFHPQGLGRPPISYKRQIDDDDDDDDEYDSEMDDFIEDEGEPQEEISKHIREIFGYDRKRYKDESDYALRYMESSWREQQKEEARSLRLGVQEDLEELRREEEELKRKRQSKKMRTH
- the SPTY2D1 gene encoding protein SPT2 homolog isoform X1, whose product is MWWWREAILLVAQWMTVLLLFLEKKRYSLAVGPPKKVPKVKGVESAAVQAFLRRQEEEKRKKALEERRKKEQLLARRIELKHDRKARAMASRTKDNFYGYNGIPVEEKPKKRRTCENVAQAPEAEYATEEETEQLEYSHTESEHEQEEYEEKPSKAAVKPKAPPKSAPAPLNFAELLRLAEKKQYEPVEIKPVKKVEERPRTAEELREREYLGRKNKRVEMHRKSEKEIKSTGISTSSKKVTSQKESVNAKLNKSSVDKHSTPKSSLTSSTSGTHKKSKTPALTEKHSRSLSSSRFDQMGKNSQNGSLKSSSGSGHGKLPVNGIGKSGSTSHVPPSKAAANGAQRPPTAKESSLKKSAHMKSGNAAALQHGINSNAKRSGSSLGKGGPGHPGGGSSAGPGRSSSSSGVGPGRPGSGLSPGPGRLGSGSGMKPGKSAGSSSTGPGRPGSSSGTGLGQPGSSLGAGPERPGISTNTGPGRPGNSMGTGPGRPGSSLGTGPGRPGISPSTGPGRPGGSMGTGPGRPGSSLGTGPGRPGVSPGMGAKRPGSSLGTGPGRPGISPSAGPGRPGSGLGSAVKPKCTVVSETISSKNLGMRPSNGQINGVRSFQGHRPVFHPQGLGRPPISYKRQIDDDDDDDDEYDSEMDDFIEDEGEPQEEISKHIREIFGYDRKRYKDESDYALRYMESSWREQQKEEARSLRLGVQEDLEELRREEEELKRKRQSKKMRTH
- the SPTY2D1 gene encoding protein SPT2 homolog isoform X4 — its product is MASRTKDNFYGYNGIPVEEKPKKRRTCENVAQAPEAEYATEEETEQLEYSHTESEHEQEEYEEKPSKAAVKPKAPPKSAPAPLNFAELLRLAEKKQYEPVEIKPVKKVEERPRTAEELREREYLGRKNKRVEMHRKSEKEIKSTGISTSSKKVTSQKESVNAKLNKSSVDKHSTPKSSLTSSTSGTHKKSKTPALTEKHSRSLSSSRFDQMGKNSQNGSLKSSSGSGHGKLPVNGIGKSGSTSHVPPSKAAANGAQRPPTAKESSLKKSAHMKSGNAAALQHGINSNAKRSGSSLGKGGPGHPGGGSSAGPGRSSSSSGVGPGRPGSGLSPGPGRLGSGSGMKPGKSAGSSSTGPGRPGSSSGTGLGQPGSSLGAGPERPGISTNTGPGRPGNSMGTGPGRPGSSLGTGPGRPGISPSTGPGRPGGSMGTGPGRPGSSLGTGPGRPGVSPGMGAKRPGSSLGTGPGRPGISPSAGPGRPGSGLGSAVKPKCTVVSETISSKNLGMRPSNGQINGVRSFQGHRPVFHPQGLGRPPISYKRQIDDDDDDDDEYDSEMDDFIEDEGEPQEEISKHIREIFGYDRKRYKDESDYALRYMESSWREQQKEEARSLRLGVQEDLEELRREEEELKRKRQSKKMRTH